The following is a genomic window from Deltaproteobacteria bacterium RBG_16_64_85.
TGAAGAAGGGGTCGAAGATCCGCTCGAGCTGATCCTGCGGGATCGGTGGGCCGGTATTCGACACGCGGACGACGAAATTCCGTTTCTCCCCCTGTCCTTCCCACCCGAGGGAGAAAGTGAGCGTGCCCCCGCCCCGCAGCGCCATCGCCTGGATGCCGTTGATCGCGATGTTCAGCAGGAGCTGGGTCAACTGTCCCGCGTCGCCCATCACGCGCGGTGTGTCCTGGTCCGGGTAAGGCAGCACGACCGTGACCACGCCTTCTTTGCGGGCCTGCGTCTCCACCAGGGAGGCGACCCGGCCGACGATTTCCCGGAGGTCGAGCGGGCGGCGGTCGGCCGGCGCGGGCCGAGCGAACTTCAGGAATCGCTCGGCGGCTTGCGCCAGCCGGTCGATTTCACCGATGTGGAGATCGAGCATCCGTCGCTCGGGCGCCTCCGGCGGGACGACGTCCCGGAGGATCTCGGCCGTCCCTTTCATGGCGTGCAGGGGGTTCTTGATCTCGTGCGCGATCCCCGCCGTCATCTCTCCCAGCGCCCCCAGGCGGCCCGCCCGGATCAGCTGCGACTCAATCCGCCGCTGCTCCTCCAGCGCGTCGGAGAGCTTCTTCGCGAGCCGTTCCTGCTTCTCCCGCTCCCGGCGCTCCCGGTCGACGAGCAGCCCCGCGACCACCGCCACGATGTTGTAGAGGAGGATCTCCAGACCCTTCTCCAGCGCATCGGCGGGGTCCCGCGACACCAGGCTGGTGAAGGCGTGGGGAAAGTAGATGAGGGAGGCGAACATCGATATGGAGATCCCGCCGCGCACCCCTTCCGAGAACGCGGCGAACAGGATCGGCAGGTAATAGAGCCGCCGCAGGACGTCGTGGACCCAGACGTGATGCGCCGGGGTCCGGTAGTGGAGGGCCGTGATGACCAGGCAGGGGACCCAGGCCGTGAGGATCATCCGGGCCGAAAAGACCGGACGGAGATCGGAAAGCATGCTCTTCCACAAGGCGCGGGGAGGATTCTCAGGCATCGCGGCGAATCCCGAACTTTTCGATCCGGTAGACGAGGACGTGCCGCGGGATGCGCAGGTAAGCGGCGGTCTGCGTGATGTTTCCGCCCTTAAGCCGCAGCGCCCGCTCGATCACCTTCTTTTCCAGGTCCACGAGCGACAGCCCCTCGGGCGGCAAGGGAGGCCACTCTTCCCCGGACCCCTCGGCCCCCGCCGCTTCGGCTCCCCTCGCCTTCGAGGCCACTGGGGGAAGATCCCCCGGCGAAACCTCGTTCCCTCTGCAGAGGATCGCCATCCGTTCGCAGGCGTTCGAAAGCTCCCGGACGTTTCCGGGCCAGGGGCGGCTTTTCAACTCCTCGATCACCGCGGGAGGGACGGTCAGCTCCCGATCCGCGCTTGTCTCCTTCGTGAAATAGTCCACCAACGGCGGGATGTCTTCCGGGCGTTCGCGGAGGGGAGGGACCCGGATCTCGACCACGTTCAGCCGATAGTAGAGGTCCTCCCGGAAAGTGCCCTCCCGGAGCAGTGACGGCAGGTCCCGGTTGGTCGCAGCCACGATGCGGGCGTCGACGGGGATGGGGCGATCCCCACCCACCACGTCCACCGCCCGCTCCTGGAGAACCCGAAGCAGCTTGGCCTGGAGGGGAAGCGGAATTTCCCCGACCTCGTCCAGGAAGAGCGTCCCGCCGGCCGCCTGCCGGAACCGGCCCGCCCGGTCGCGCACCGCCCCCGTGAACGCGCCGCGGGCGTGGCCGAACAGCTCGGATTCCAGGAGCTCCCCTGGGATCGCCGCGCAGTTGACCGCCACGAACGGGCCCTCCGCACGCCGGGAGCGCACATGGATCCGTCGGGCGACCGCTTCCTTCCCCGTTCCGCTCTCCCCGGTGATCAGGACGGTGGCGTCGGTCCCGGCCACCCGGTCCGCCACCTGCAGGACCTGCTTCATCGCGGGAGAGACGCTGACGATTTCCCGCTCCACCCCGCCGGCGCGGATCCTCAGGTCGTGCACCTCGGCGG
Proteins encoded in this region:
- a CDS encoding Fis family transcriptional regulator: MAGRILFIDDDRAGREVALFNLLKAGYEVTAASDGQEGLAAFSPEKFDLVVTDVKMPGISGIEVLRRIRSQAPDVPVLVITAFGNVETAVEAMKEGAYDFIGKPFHRDQLLLSVGKAFERRRLAAEVHDLRIRAGGVEREIVSVSPAMKQVLQVADRVAGTDATVLITGESGTGKEAVARRIHVRSRRAEGPFVAVNCAAIPGELLESELFGHARGAFTGAVRDRAGRFRQAAGGTLFLDEVGEIPLPLQAKLLRVLQERAVDVVGGDRPIPVDARIVAATNRDLPSLLREGTFREDLYYRLNVVEIRVPPLRERPEDIPPLVDYFTKETSADRELTVPPAVIEELKSRPWPGNVRELSNACERMAILCRGNEVSPGDLPPVASKARGAEAAGAEGSGEEWPPLPPEGLSLVDLEKKVIERALRLKGGNITQTAAYLRIPRHVLVYRIEKFGIRRDA